From Juglans regia cultivar Chandler chromosome 6, Walnut 2.0, whole genome shotgun sequence, the proteins below share one genomic window:
- the LOC109014529 gene encoding uncharacterized protein LOC109014529: MGKRKIMILLFSMALLVLSCVVDAKAEATKTLSEVNRKLKLLNKPALKSIKTEDGEIIDCVDIYKQPAFDHPALRNHTIQMRPSFTIQDETSSTKGDSSPAPALSQTWQKSGSCPEGTVPIRRIRKQDLLRAASLEHFGRDGPRTSWAVKAAANGQSRHFVHLNGSKIPIFPMPDHSTAFLVTKGYNYVGARGGINAWSPRVESADEYTTGQIWIKNGPPGINFESVEAGWMVNPELFGGAEPRLFARWTLDGYEKTGCINLVCPGFVQTSKTILLGAILRPLSQRNGPQYQINLMMDHDPSTGNWWLHTSQDIIGYWPGSILSYLKKSATTIEWGGDVYSKKVKGNNPHTATAMGSGDFAAGRWGSAAYVGQYMIVDSYLRLKNPEWVDVFAEEPNCYTATNFPATPKSEAIFYYGGPGRNPQCP, encoded by the exons atggggaaaagaaagataatgattttgttgttttcaATGGCTTTGCTTGTCTTGAGTTGTGTAGTTGATGCGAAAGCTGAAGCTACAAAAACTTTATCAGAAGTTAATAGGAAACTGAAGCTTCTCAATAAACCTGCACTCAAGAGCATTAAG ACTGAAGATGGAGAGATTATCGACTGCGTGGATATCTACAAACAACCTGCTTTTGATCATCCTGCATTAAGGAACCACACCATTCAG ATGAGACCCAGCTTTACTATCCAAGATGAGACTTCAAGCACGAAAGGTGACTCCTCTCCGGCACCGGCGCTGTCTCAGACGTGGCAAAAGAGTGGAAGTTGTCCAGAGGGAACCGTTCCCATTCGCAGAATACGAAAGCAAGACTTGTTGAGGGCTGCTTCGCTTGAGCACTTCGGAAGAGATGGCCCTCGGACTTCTTGGGCAGTGAAAGCAGCAGCAAATGGCCAAAGTAGGCATTTTGTTCATCTTAATGGCTCCAAAATCCCAATTTTTCCCATGCCCGATCATTCG ACTGCATTTCTGGTCACGAAGGGATACAATTACGTTGGAGCTAGAGGGGGAATAAATGCTTGGAGTCCAAGAGTTGAATCTGCCGATGAGTATACTACTGGCCAAATTTGGATTAAGAACGGACCCCCCGGCATCAATTTTGAAAGTGTAGAAGCAGGCTGGATG gtcaACCCAGAATTATTTGGTGGTGCAGAACCTCGGCTTTTTGCACGTTGGACT TTGGATGGGTACGAAAAGACAGGTTGCATTAACCTCGTTTGCCCTGGGTTCGTACAAACTAGCAAAACCATCTTATTAGGAGCAATTCTCCGACCTTTGTCACAGAGAAATGGACCGCAATATCAGATCAACCTCATGATGGACCAT gatcCAAGTACTGGAAATTGGTGGCTACACACTAGTCAGGATATAATAGGGTATTGGCCGGGATCTATCCtgtcttatttgaaaaaaagtgcaACCACAATTGAATGGGGAGGAGATGTTTATAGCAAGAAGGTGAAGGGAAACAACCCCCACACTGCAACAGCCATGGGGAGTGGGGATTTTGCAGCCGGGCGCTGGGGATCAGCAGCTTATGTTGGGCAGTACATGATTGTGGATAGTTACCTAAGGTTGAAGAATCCTGAATGGGTAGATGTTTTTGCCGAGGAACCCAACTGCTACACCGCCACCAACTTCCCGGCAACTCCTAAATCGGAGGCTATTTTCTACTATGGAGGGCCTGGTCGAAACCCTCAATGTCCATGA